One Fuerstiella marisgermanici DNA window includes the following coding sequences:
- the speA gene encoding biosynthetic arginine decarboxylase encodes MIEPGPSTWSAADASEMFDVSRWGNGYFSVADNGNLLVHPDRDPQRSVDLKELVDRIQVRGLDAPVLLRFNGIIKDRLKVLHDAFASAINEHNYGGNYACVYPIKVNQQREVVEKVVEYGRELGFGLEAGSKPELLAVVAMTDAKTPIICNGFKDQEFIEMALLAQKVGRHVIPVVEKYTELEMILKCAEKIGVRPAIGMRVKLAARGAGRWQSSGGYRSKFGLRVNEILTGLDELKSRGMEDCLHLLHFHLGSQITNIRQVKSALNEATRVYSDLVHRGAGLKYLDVGGGLGVDYDGSQTNFESSMNYTIEEYARDVVYHIQSVCDDAGVPHPNIISESGRAISAFHSVLIFGVLGVSTQGREEPVADLQPPEDAPQPLKDLYQAYSSITARNTLESYHDAQQAIDDAMTLFATGHLPLEQRCLAESLYFAICHRIWTLVSSLEYVPEELQKLDRMLSDNYFCNFSLFQSMPDSWAIKQLFPVMPIHRLNEQPKRHAVLSDITCDSDGKIDQFIDRRDIRNTLLLHEFDGSPYYLGAFLIGAYQEILGDLHNLFGDTNAVHVDLTESGEVILDAILKGESVSEVLEYVQYSDRDLIHRLQLAVETAVRDGLIDHAEAGRFVKFYEEALTGYTYLEEPQAD; translated from the coding sequence ATGATTGAACCCGGACCATCCACCTGGAGTGCCGCAGACGCTTCCGAAATGTTTGACGTCTCTCGGTGGGGCAACGGCTATTTTTCCGTCGCGGACAACGGCAACCTGCTGGTGCATCCGGATCGCGACCCGCAGCGTTCCGTCGACCTGAAAGAGCTGGTCGATCGCATTCAGGTGCGCGGCCTTGATGCGCCCGTGCTGTTGCGTTTTAACGGCATCATCAAAGATCGTCTGAAGGTGTTGCACGATGCCTTCGCCAGTGCCATCAATGAACATAACTACGGTGGGAATTACGCGTGCGTTTATCCGATCAAGGTTAATCAGCAGCGTGAAGTGGTTGAGAAAGTTGTCGAATACGGGCGCGAACTCGGGTTCGGGCTGGAAGCTGGCAGCAAGCCGGAATTACTGGCCGTCGTCGCGATGACGGATGCCAAGACACCGATTATCTGCAACGGATTTAAGGATCAGGAGTTCATTGAAATGGCCCTGCTGGCTCAAAAGGTCGGCCGCCACGTGATTCCCGTCGTCGAAAAGTACACAGAGCTGGAGATGATCCTGAAGTGTGCCGAGAAGATCGGCGTGCGTCCGGCGATCGGCATGCGAGTCAAACTGGCGGCGCGCGGAGCGGGTCGCTGGCAATCGTCCGGCGGCTATCGGTCGAAGTTCGGCCTGCGAGTCAACGAAATCCTGACCGGGCTGGATGAGCTTAAGTCGCGCGGGATGGAAGACTGCCTGCACTTGCTGCACTTTCATCTGGGCAGTCAGATCACCAATATCCGGCAGGTAAAGTCGGCGTTAAACGAAGCCACGCGCGTGTACTCAGATCTTGTGCACCGAGGTGCCGGGCTTAAGTATCTGGACGTTGGGGGTGGCTTGGGAGTCGACTACGACGGTTCGCAGACGAACTTCGAATCGAGCATGAACTACACGATCGAAGAATACGCTCGCGATGTTGTGTATCACATCCAAAGCGTGTGCGACGATGCAGGAGTGCCCCATCCGAATATCATTTCGGAAAGCGGTCGAGCGATCTCGGCGTTTCACAGCGTGCTGATTTTCGGCGTGCTGGGCGTGTCAACTCAAGGCCGCGAAGAACCGGTTGCAGACCTGCAGCCGCCGGAAGATGCGCCGCAGCCGCTAAAGGATTTGTATCAGGCGTACAGTTCGATTACGGCTCGCAATACACTGGAAAGTTACCACGACGCGCAACAGGCGATCGACGACGCGATGACGCTGTTCGCCACGGGCCACCTTCCATTGGAGCAGCGGTGTCTGGCGGAAAGTCTGTACTTTGCGATCTGCCACCGCATCTGGACGCTGGTTTCCAGTCTTGAATACGTGCCGGAAGAATTGCAGAAGCTGGACCGGATGTTGTCTGACAATTACTTCTGCAACTTTTCGTTGTTTCAATCGATGCCGGATTCGTGGGCCATCAAGCAACTGTTTCCCGTGATGCCAATTCATCGCTTGAACGAGCAACCCAAACGTCACGCTGTACTAAGCGATATCACCTGCGACAGCGACGGCAAAATCGATCAGTTCATCGACCGCCGCGACATCCGCAACACGTTGCTGCTGCACGAATTCGATGGTTCGCCGTATTATCTGGGAGCGTTCCTGATTGGGGCGTACCAGGAAATCCTGGGAGATCTGCACAATCTGTTTGGCGATACCAACGCGGTTCACGTGGACCTGACGGAATCCGGCGAGGTGATCCTGGATGCCATTTTGAAGGGCGAGTCAGTAAGTGAAGTTCTGGAGTACGTGCAATACAGCGATCGCGACCTCATCCATCGTCTGCAACTGGCGGTTGAAACGGCTGTCCGTGATGGCTTGATTGATCATGCTGAGGCGGGCCGATTCGTGAAGTTCTATGAAGAGGCGCTGACCGGATACACTTACCTGGAAGAGCCTCAGGCAGACTGA
- the secD gene encoding protein translocase subunit SecD, protein MLETLTAVLTLVVQDGDAAVEAVAENADAAANGAAAVADAAAVGGGTAFAIFVIGLIGSFVLGAFLAKSLKMTDWALRFGVCLAALAIGVMPFLVRMANGESLGEGLRLGTDLAGGTNILFQVEEDEEKPITSEIMDKMVTAVKKRIDPSGTSEITVIPVGRDRIEVIVPGKDAETVAEIKRRIVKLGSLEFFITVNESVDDAALVRQARELDPTEKTLVRTLTDEEGNDSKEIYAMWVPAYEKEGEPQFLERTDTVSREVERTRIVDGETERYTTREYLVLVDPPEQRVSGKYLKNASGGIDPRDGTQIVNFQFDARGAFLFGQLTSRFQPQPGKPKRGLGILLDGQLYSAPDINDVISDQGQISGDFTAEEVRELTGVLNAGALEVPINKKPLSEATIDPTLGEDVRKKGVQAIVVAASVVVLFMLLYYRFAGVVAVICLVLNMVLVLTMMMAINATFTLPGLAGLVLTIGMAVDANVLIFERIREETNRGSSLRMSIQNGFGKAFSTIIDANVTTLITAAILYAIGTDTVKGFAVSLFIGIVVSMFTALYVGRTIFDVAERQGWLKQIKMFSLVGNTNINFLGKRSACAVLSAVLIVGGMAAFISRGDRNYDIDFTGGTMVTFQLQETAEVDAVQAALQDQFENTFTIERLTLAGDDVESGSRHFRLRTTESDSEANKSEEESAEERVRDKVYQAFKGNESMHLLMVSMEYSDPQAYAIEEGDESAEALLYRKFDGGLMASMKFSREVAVGTIFDQVQQALEAIGTADAPKYPDAAEFVGIQGTAGSGVDASGQQVQKFDEVNVRVTPQVSEEDFKLALSSIKADLDTRPLFDEVNTFASAVASEMKTSAVMAIVISLLAIVAYIWFRFQKITFGLAAVVALVHDVLIVMGLMALASYVSGNPIGQALLLNDFRINLPMVAAFLTIVGYSLNDTIVVFDRIREVRGKNPNLTLDIVNTSLNQTLSRTLLTSLTTFLVVIILYVIGGEGIHGFAFCLTLGVIVGTYSSIYVASPVLVWLMNRHAKTA, encoded by the coding sequence ATGCAGCAGCGGTTGGCGGCGGAACAGCGTTCGCCATCTTCGTGATTGGCCTGATCGGCTCGTTTGTGCTGGGCGCTTTCCTTGCCAAATCGCTGAAGATGACAGACTGGGCACTCCGCTTCGGAGTGTGTCTTGCTGCCTTAGCCATCGGCGTGATGCCTTTCCTCGTCCGTATGGCCAACGGCGAAAGCCTCGGCGAAGGCCTTCGGCTGGGTACTGACCTTGCCGGCGGTACCAACATTCTGTTCCAGGTGGAAGAGGACGAAGAGAAGCCGATCACGTCTGAGATTATGGACAAGATGGTCACCGCCGTCAAAAAGCGAATCGACCCCAGCGGTACATCAGAAATCACTGTAATTCCCGTCGGACGTGACCGCATCGAAGTGATCGTGCCCGGTAAAGACGCGGAGACCGTCGCCGAAATCAAGCGGCGCATCGTGAAGCTTGGAAGTCTGGAGTTCTTTATCACCGTGAACGAATCGGTGGACGACGCCGCCCTCGTGCGGCAGGCGCGGGAGCTTGATCCGACAGAAAAGACGCTCGTCCGAACGTTGACCGACGAAGAAGGCAACGATTCAAAAGAAATCTATGCGATGTGGGTGCCGGCCTACGAAAAGGAGGGCGAGCCACAGTTTCTGGAACGAACCGATACCGTTTCCCGCGAGGTTGAACGAACGCGGATCGTAGACGGCGAAACAGAACGCTATACGACTCGTGAGTATCTGGTTCTGGTTGATCCACCTGAACAACGTGTCAGCGGCAAGTACCTGAAAAACGCCAGCGGCGGCATCGATCCTCGCGACGGTACTCAGATCGTCAACTTTCAATTCGATGCGCGCGGAGCGTTTCTGTTTGGTCAGTTGACCAGTCGGTTTCAGCCGCAGCCAGGCAAGCCGAAACGCGGTCTCGGCATTTTACTGGACGGACAGCTTTACAGTGCACCAGACATCAACGATGTGATCAGCGACCAGGGACAGATCAGCGGCGATTTTACTGCCGAAGAAGTTCGTGAGTTGACGGGCGTCTTGAATGCCGGTGCTCTTGAAGTGCCGATCAACAAAAAGCCGTTGAGCGAAGCCACAATCGACCCGACGCTGGGTGAAGACGTCCGCAAAAAGGGCGTGCAGGCCATCGTTGTGGCGGCGAGTGTGGTCGTACTGTTCATGCTGCTCTATTACCGCTTTGCCGGTGTTGTCGCTGTGATCTGCCTCGTGCTGAACATGGTGCTGGTGCTGACAATGATGATGGCGATCAATGCGACATTTACATTGCCTGGTTTGGCCGGGCTTGTGCTGACCATTGGTATGGCAGTGGACGCAAACGTGCTGATCTTTGAACGTATTCGTGAAGAAACGAATCGAGGTTCCAGCCTGAGAATGTCGATTCAGAATGGCTTTGGTAAAGCGTTCAGCACGATTATCGACGCGAACGTTACGACCTTGATCACAGCCGCGATCCTGTACGCGATTGGTACTGACACAGTGAAGGGTTTTGCTGTTTCTCTGTTTATCGGGATCGTGGTGAGCATGTTCACCGCGTTGTACGTTGGCCGAACGATCTTTGATGTGGCGGAACGACAGGGCTGGTTGAAGCAGATCAAAATGTTCAGTCTGGTCGGTAACACGAATATCAACTTCCTTGGCAAACGCAGTGCTTGTGCCGTCCTTTCGGCAGTTCTGATCGTCGGAGGCATGGCCGCATTCATCTCGAGAGGCGACCGTAACTACGATATCGACTTCACCGGCGGCACGATGGTGACGTTTCAGTTGCAGGAAACCGCTGAAGTCGATGCGGTCCAGGCGGCGTTGCAGGACCAGTTTGAAAACACGTTCACGATTGAACGGCTGACGTTGGCAGGCGACGACGTTGAAAGCGGCAGTCGGCATTTCCGACTTCGCACGACCGAAAGTGATTCTGAAGCGAACAAAAGCGAAGAAGAATCCGCCGAAGAACGCGTTCGCGATAAGGTGTACCAGGCGTTCAAGGGTAATGAATCCATGCACCTGCTTATGGTCAGCATGGAATACTCTGATCCGCAGGCGTACGCGATCGAAGAAGGCGATGAGTCAGCGGAAGCGTTGCTCTACCGGAAGTTTGACGGTGGGCTCATGGCGTCGATGAAGTTCTCACGTGAAGTCGCTGTCGGCACGATCTTCGATCAGGTGCAGCAGGCTCTGGAAGCCATTGGTACCGCGGATGCTCCGAAATATCCCGATGCCGCAGAATTTGTTGGCATCCAGGGGACGGCGGGCTCTGGCGTTGACGCTTCCGGCCAGCAGGTTCAGAAGTTTGACGAAGTGAATGTCCGCGTGACTCCGCAGGTTTCAGAAGAGGACTTCAAGCTTGCTTTGTCGAGTATCAAGGCTGATCTGGATACCCGGCCGCTGTTTGATGAAGTGAACACTTTTGCCAGTGCTGTCGCGAGTGAAATGAAAACGTCTGCTGTGATGGCGATCGTGATCAGTCTGCTGGCAATCGTGGCCTACATTTGGTTCCGCTTCCAGAAGATTACTTTCGGACTTGCCGCCGTGGTGGCTTTGGTACACGACGTTCTGATCGTGATGGGCCTGATGGCACTGGCGTCCTATGTTTCCGGTAATCCGATCGGTCAGGCGTTGCTGTTGAATGACTTCCGCATCAACCTGCCGATGGTGGCCGCCTTCCTGACCATCGTGGGTTATTCACTGAACGACACGATTGTGGTCTTCGACCGTATTCGCGAAGTTCGTGGTAAGAATCCGAACCTGACTTTAGACATCGTGAACACGTCTCTAAACCAGACGCTGTCTCGTACATTGCTGACATCGTTGACCACATTTTTAGTGGTCATCATTCTGTACGTGATCGGTGGAGAAGGCATTCATGGCTTCGCCTTCTGTCTGACTTTGGGCGTCATCGTTGGTACGTACAGTTCGATTTACGTCGCCAGCCCGGTTCTGGTGTGGCTGATGAATCGCCATGCGAAGACGGCCTGA